GTCATTTGTAGCCCCATGTGTAACTGACAAGATAACTGacatttcttcttgtttgttgaTAGAATCGCAGAAGACTTCTAAGATTGGTTGGTGAGGAAGGCAATGCAGCTAGTGTTTTGGGCGCGAACTTCTCAGCTGGGTTTGTTGCTGGTAGCATAGCTGCGGCTGCCACCTGCCCTCTTGATGTTGCAAAAACTAGGAGACAAATTGAGGTTTGTGTTTGACCTGTTTTACTTGGTGACATTACTGGTATTGCTTATAGTTTATTATTTGTCAACTTTGCTAATGTTCATGGTTCTCAACATGTTTTAGTATTTGGAGAAGAGGCTCCTTTTTGTAATTTCATTGAGAATATCTTTTTATTAGGGTTAGGATGGCAACTTCATTGTCTTCATTTTATGTAGAAAATTTGAAGTCAATACAAATATCCTAATTAATAACATCTTTTGCATCTTTGAGCTCGAAATGGTGaatttgaatgatttgtttCACTGCAGAAGAATCCTGAAAAGGCATTAAAGATGACTACAAGGCAGACATTGTTTGACGTTTGGAGGTATGCCTTTGTTATCATTTTGTatgtgtcattttttttttggatcccAAATTTGATTAGTTTGgactgtttatttttattttattgaaagcCTTGTCCCTTGACTACTGCAGCTAGCCTAGTTTAAAATGATTTTCATGGGTTACCatgttcatatttatatatatatatatattctggcCTTCTGCTCCTTTTTCCACATTCCATTCTAAAATTGCATCTGCTAAGTCTTTATGGTCTCATATTGTTACACATGAAACACACTCTACTGAAACTGTTTCTGGCAATTCTGGAATGGCCTGAAACAAGTATTCACCTTTCATGGATCACAGGCTGCACCATTTTTAACTTGTTCTGAACACAATCCAGAACTTAACTATACATCTTTGATAATTTCCCATATTTAGATGTGACTTCAAATCATCTGTGCTGTTCTTCATTTGTGGACTACTTCTTATAAACCCAAATCTTGAGTGTAGGGATGGTGGAATGAAGGGACTTTTTACAGGAGTGGGTCCACGTGTTGCGCGCGCTGGGCCATCAGTCGGAATTGTAGTTTCATTTTATGAGGTTGTTAAGTATGTTCTACATCAAAGGCATATAGATTGATCGGCAAATCATTGCTAACAATTGAAGGATAACTTTCCTCACCAAGCAGCCCTGAAATGTTGTTGTTTCTGGATGCTGAACATCATCCACATTTGCCTTTTGATATTTCTCagtaaagatgaagaagaataataatttcGGTTGAGAAGTTTTGCTGATGCAATTTGGAAGTCCATCATAATTTAGGTGGTACTTTCTAACCGGAAGTTCCGATTTTGACCTCATTTGTGGACAAACCAaagtttttgtttgttgattttactGATACACTTTCAACCCCTGTGCTCACTTGTGGGCAGCAAAATGTTGTTTTCATAATTCAGTTATTATGTGAGTTACACATGCATCATATatgttctataaaaaaaataaaaaaaaagaaattgaggtTGTTTTTGTGCAGCGAAGTTAAGGACAATAGACAAACAATTTGTTTAATTGTGGTTCTCATCAATGTAAAGGTCTTCATTTGTTGGACCAGTTGCTTTGAAATAGTTCCATGCTGAATAACCTTATCCATTCATTATGGATTTGCTAACATAATCACTTATTCATGTCATTTGTGTTACATTTCAaatctctctgtttttttttaataataattgttctcataatttctattttttgtttcctAATACttttttatcttatatatattttttaattaaacagaaaatttctaaatatgAATGTTGCAAATCTTCCCATATAAACACAAAATTATCTTTCTACTTCAAACTAATGATTTAGCAtccttttcataaaaaaaaacttaatgatTTAGCAACCTTGATGACTATAACAATCTCatctaaacaaaacaaattgcTTGTTACAAATGAGGCAAAGATAACAAATTTCTTGAAAAACAATATTacaaactaaaaataatgaCCATCCAATCACACACAGGTACAAATCCCAAACAATGTCAACATCCAAATCACATCTCTTGTATCTCCACCCCATCAATGGATAAGGTAAGTGAGTGCAAGGGCCAAGATCATCAGCGCATAAGCAACAGCTTGATCAATTGTTGTTCCTAAAAATcaccaaaaacaaagaaagaaaattcataaaaattatccaGTTATCAACACttcttttattcaaataaacaacTTGTTTCTGTGATCTATAAGTCTATTCCCtacaaaaattaagttaaaGTGTTTGATTGATGGTAACAAGAGAAGAATTCTGCAGCTTAAGTACAAAATCTGaataaaaacaatcaataaatgACTTCAATGTTCCCACATTGTTTTCATTCTTGGCATTAGATatagaatgaaaacaaacacaataaaagaaaatgggATGAAAGATTGTTATCTCTTGTGctttattattaaatcaagaaaattatatgagaaaacaaaatgcaaacaTAGAAATTTCCTTTCCTTTACCTTTGTATATAATAACATAACTACATGCATCAACGTGGCAGCATCATTTCCAGAACCTTTAAATTGGCAAGTCTAATGAAGAACTCACATATATAGTGGCATCCCTATCTCAATCTTATctcaaatttgattaaattaattttttttttcttttcaaaacaaaCCATAATATCAATCAACAAATTTTctactttaaaaaattaacaaataactaATGATTCAAATTAATCATCTTAGATCCATATtttgcccaaaaaaaaacaaagtttaaatCTCTATAAACTGATGAATGGTAAACAAAAATCTACCAACTATGCTtagaacaattaaaagagaaagcaatgaaagaacacaaaaaagaagaatatatatatatatatatatatataaaaaaacaccatAACTAAATCTTCATTCATTTGATTGGCAATGgccattttatttcttttattcaaataaacacaagaaaaaataatcataaatcttactaattttttttttcctattaatccactaaacacatcatgaaattctccaaaaaaaaaagttggtgaacagaacaacaaacaaataaaaaacacatctttctcaatcaaaccaaaaaaaaatgccGAAAGGGCAAACACCCAAAGACGAGGAAAACATCAAAGAAAGCACAAACCATCGCTGGTCGGTGCAGGAGCGGGTGCCTGGGCCCGGACAGCCGGCGAGACAATGCCGATGATAAGCGCGACGAAGGCCATGAGGCGGAGCAAAACCCTGTCAACGCCGGCCATCTCCGAACCACTCGTCTTCCTCCGAGGGAGAAGAAGGAGCGATTCGAAGAATGGGCGGAGAAAACTGGGGTAAATTAACGTGAAAAAGATTCAATCTTTGGAAAGGTTAAAAattttctagggtttccaaAGGACTTGTGGACATTGGGAATTTATAGTTCATGGgcgaaaaagaaggagaagtgTGGGGCCCGCAAATGTGAGGCCCACCACCGCCAGAGGGGCCCACGACGCGCACGGCCATGTGATTCTCTTGGCCGTTGGTGTTGCCAGCCTGGGATTTCGCTGTTGCCACGCTGGCACTTTGTGCGTTTGTGCTTTTGCCTTGGGATTTGTGCACTTCTTTTGATTAAgggctttattttatttttattttatttatttattttgtaatataaattagtttagatatattaatttcttgttatttaaaattaagtatTGAATTAAggattgaataaataaataaataaataaaatgatttgtttcttatatttttaaatataaatttacaccactttaaaaatatttgattctCATGTAAAAAGTCAAGAATTTCATAtcgttaatatatatatatatatatatatatatatatatatataaatttatgaattttaaaatcttaatatatatatatatacacgcactgatgagaaagaaatattataaaatgactaataaaaaagaaagaaaatattgttagatatatttttttaattatttacatattgatattatttttttatttacttaaagacagataaaagaattaatttttttttaaatgataaccaATTACTTTTTGGTGTTAGATGGCAAAGATTAATTCTCGTGTGCACACATAAAGctcattattttgtatttcacaCTAAAGGTGGcaagaaaattaattagttaattaattaagggAAATAATTAAACGATAAAGTAGTGAGATTAATAATGATatgaatttatctttattaGTTGGCAGGTTGATACTATGATTAtatgagatggagaaaagaggaaaaaaaaataataaaaaaggtaTATGCATAATAATGTCGttgttgaaaattttaacaACTTTGTCCTACTTTTGTCGGCATGCCATGCATTATGTTCTCCTCTCATTTGATTCCCAACCTTTACTAAAAGtgcattattaattaaaaaaaattaaaaacactaaCCAAAACTATATTACTAACAGAGTAGATTTAAgtaaatgattttaaatttaattttttatgcatacaaaacattcactgaaaaaaaaaaatctactctTTATAAGATTCTCAGTACTTTGCTGCAATTATATTAGAATATGTGGCTTCTAAAAACCtatgatgaaattaaaaaaaaaaaacatatatacaatatatataaatatatatatatatattggagataACAAGGGCATGAAATTAACATGAATCATGAAAATTCATTtatttgcatgcatgcaatATTCAAGTgaacatgaaaatttatttatctgcATAAGAAGTAAGGTGAGAGCAGTGAGGCCAGAGGAATGAAGTGACGGCGAGCTTCCTCTTCTCGGCGACGTCTCCGGTGACCGGAAGTCCATACTCTGATAGCAAACGGTCAAGAACTTTCTCTGGCATTGATTCATACTCTGCCTTTGTATATTTAGGGTAATGCAGTGGCATCTGAAACTTAACATTGCTTTCATTGCTTTCTTTTCCTTGCATCATCTCCATTGACTTCATCTTGTAACCTCCTCCATTCATCCTTctaatctctttctctttctctatttttccttctttttgtgtgtgttttaattcCACTGTAGTtggattttagggttttatagAGTGGAGGTATTTATagggaagaaggaggaggagaaggtggagagagaaagagaattaGGGTTTGGGCGTTTACTGCAAAGTACTGACAGCATGCATGTTAAATATAAGTATGTTGTCTAGGGTTTAattataaacaaagaaatgattTGATGGAAATTGACTTATTTTGCTTTCATCAAGCATTATTTCTTTGATCttggtaactttttttttttttttaaaaaaaaatatagtttaagAAAAATCATTTGTGTTTTATGTAAGTTATTGTTTAGTATTGAAAGTCAAATAAAATTGATCCAAAATAATAAtgtgcatgattttttttttccttttaatacaTAGGTGACAAGACCGCCTTAATATACATTACAAAGCTAATGAATAGTGAGTGAATTGTAAGTACTTATTGTGAGAGGTTTTGAACCCATGCTTACCTATTCATTGCTAAaattctctttatttatttctactcatatttattaaatatggtacgaaaaattagaaatattcaTCTAAATCATCaccattatatttggattttccttcttcttgtttattacTATGTGCAAACAAAACTTATTTAAAGTCGTAGCTAAATCATGAAATTGAATGTCATatcagcatttttttttaatttttaatttac
This genomic window from Dioscorea cayenensis subsp. rotundata cultivar TDr96_F1 chromosome 20, TDr96_F1_v2_PseudoChromosome.rev07_lg8_w22 25.fasta, whole genome shotgun sequence contains:
- the LOC120251968 gene encoding uncharacterized protein LOC120251968: MNGGGYKMKSMEMMQGKESNESNVKFQMPLHYPKYTKAEYESMPEKVLDRLLSEYGLPVTGDVAEKRKLAVTSFLWPHCSHLTSYADK